In one window of Paraflavitalea soli DNA:
- a CDS encoding sodium:solute symporter — MSPTLLFTFVIGYFVLLLVVAYFTSRNSNNDSFFIGNRNSNWMLVAFGMIGTSLSGVTFVSVPGAVGKESFAYFQITLGYLIGYLVIAYVLLPLYYRLNLTSIYNYLSTRLGFRAYKTGASFFILSRTLGATARLYLVVKILQDAILSSFGIPFWLTTLIILIMILLYTYEGGVKTIVYTDTLQTTCMLLGLVICVIYILKTMDISLGQSLQAMGDKGYSKIFFTDPGSRFFFLKQIAAGAFITITMTGMDQEMMQKNISVKTLKDAQKNVVTLSLIMLGVILLFLVLGGLLYLFAAQKGITVTGDGLFPAVALQHMPPVISAIFIIALISALFPSADGAITALTSSFCIDILGMQRNANWTDAQKKKIRQRVHLSFAAIFLGLVMVFKWVNNPSMIGVILKVAAYTYGPLLGLFSFGILTKRVVDDKIVPIICVLSPLICFILDKYQKQLFGSFEIGLELLIINGLLTFLGLLIISKKQQPA; from the coding sequence ATGTCGCCCACATTGCTGTTCACATTTGTCATTGGTTATTTCGTCTTGCTGCTGGTGGTGGCTTATTTTACTTCCCGCAATTCCAATAATGATTCTTTCTTTATTGGTAACCGCAATTCCAATTGGATGCTGGTGGCATTTGGTATGATCGGAACATCGCTGAGTGGCGTTACATTCGTAAGTGTGCCGGGAGCCGTAGGTAAAGAGTCCTTCGCTTATTTTCAGATCACCCTGGGCTACCTGATTGGTTACCTGGTGATCGCTTATGTGTTGTTGCCCTTGTATTACCGGCTTAATCTTACTTCGATCTATAATTACCTCAGCACCCGGTTAGGTTTCAGGGCTTACAAAACAGGCGCTTCCTTCTTTATACTATCCAGAACATTGGGTGCTACCGCCCGTCTTTACCTGGTGGTTAAAATTCTGCAGGATGCTATCCTGAGCAGTTTTGGTATTCCTTTCTGGCTCACCACACTCATCATCCTCATCATGATCCTGCTGTATACTTATGAAGGAGGTGTGAAGACCATTGTGTATACAGATACCCTGCAAACCACCTGTATGTTGCTGGGTCTCGTCATCTGTGTGATCTATATTTTGAAGACCATGGATATCAGCCTGGGGCAAAGTCTGCAAGCCATGGGAGACAAAGGCTATTCAAAAATATTCTTTACCGACCCCGGCAGCCGGTTCTTCTTCCTGAAACAAATAGCCGCCGGTGCATTTATTACCATCACCATGACGGGTATGGACCAGGAAATGATGCAAAAGAATATATCCGTTAAAACACTTAAAGATGCCCAGAAGAACGTCGTGACCCTTTCCCTGATCATGTTGGGGGTGATCCTGTTGTTCCTGGTATTGGGTGGATTGCTCTACCTGTTTGCTGCACAAAAGGGCATCACTGTTACCGGTGATGGCCTGTTCCCGGCTGTTGCCTTGCAGCACATGCCGCCCGTGATCTCAGCTATCTTCATCATTGCCCTGATCTCAGCCTTGTTTCCCAGTGCCGATGGCGCCATTACAGCCCTTACCTCGTCCTTTTGTATTGATATCCTGGGTATGCAGCGTAATGCAAACTGGACAGATGCACAGAAGAAGAAAATACGTCAGCGCGTACACCTTAGTTTTGCTGCCATTTTTCTTGGGCTCGTAATGGTATTTAAGTGGGTCAATAATCCCAGTATGATCGGCGTGATCTTAAAAGTGGCCGCTTATACCTATGGCCCTTTATTGGGATTGTTCAGCTTTGGCATCCTTACCAAAAGGGTAGTGGATGATAAAATAGTGCCCATTATATGTGTGCTGTCGCCCCTCATTTGCTTCATCCTGGATAAATACCAGAAACAGCTATTCGGCTCCTTTGAGATTGGCCTGGAACTGCTCATCATTAATGGGTTGTTAACCTTCCTGGGCCTCCTGATCATTTCAAAAAAACAGCAGCCCGCATAA
- a CDS encoding LOG family protein → MNGTIKISKQRHWSESKAHSSWQIFKIMAEFVDGFEALAKIGPCISVFGSARTQPGHPYYELTVDVSRKLAEEGFGIISGGGPGIMEAANKGAQLGGSKSVGLNIELPFEQHANPYIDRNANLHFEYFFVRKVMFTKYSQGFVMMPGGFGTMDEFFEVATLIQTGKMSPVPLILVGSQYWGGLMDWMQETMLQKSNNISAGDLELLKIVDTPEEVVEHVLQFYTKHPLQPNF, encoded by the coding sequence ATGAACGGAACGATCAAGATCTCAAAACAACGTCACTGGTCAGAATCAAAAGCACACTCAAGCTGGCAGATCTTTAAAATAATGGCTGAATTTGTGGATGGCTTCGAAGCCCTGGCCAAGATAGGTCCCTGTATCTCTGTATTTGGCTCGGCCCGCACCCAGCCCGGTCACCCTTATTATGAGCTTACCGTAGATGTTTCCCGCAAGCTGGCCGAAGAAGGATTTGGCATTATATCGGGCGGTGGCCCGGGTATAATGGAAGCTGCCAATAAAGGCGCCCAACTGGGCGGCAGCAAATCCGTAGGGCTCAATATTGAACTGCCCTTTGAACAACATGCCAATCCCTACATTGACCGCAATGCCAACCTGCATTTCGAATACTTTTTTGTGCGCAAGGTGATGTTTACCAAATATTCCCAGGGCTTTGTCATGATGCCCGGCGGATTTGGTACCATGGATGAATTTTTTGAAGTAGCTACCCTTATCCAAACCGGTAAAATGTCGCCCGTACCCCTCATCCTGGTAGGCTCCCAATATTGGGGCGGTCTGATGGATTGGATGCAGGAGACCATGCTGCAGAAGTCTAATAATATCTCTGCAGGCGACCTGGAGCTGTTGAAAATTGTGGATACACCGGAAGAAGTGGTGGAGCATGTGTTACAGTTTTATACAAAACATCCCCTGCAGCCTAACTTTTAG
- a CDS encoding O-methyltransferase, giving the protein MEIISPQVQSYADRFSSPEDELLKQVNEQTYASHPHAHMLSGQVQGKFLEMISTLQQPRRILEIGTFTGYSALCLVKGLSKDGLLHTIELREEDAAIAQANFDRSNAPEKIILHTGNALEIIPTLKETWDLVFIDADKVGYTDYYELVLPSVRQGGIILADNVLFHGQVLEQPITGKNAIAIQAFNERVQRDERVDNVLVTIRDGLLLIRKK; this is encoded by the coding sequence ATGGAAATAATCTCCCCCCAGGTACAATCCTATGCAGACCGCTTTTCTTCTCCGGAAGATGAGCTGCTGAAGCAGGTCAACGAGCAAACCTATGCTTCCCACCCACACGCGCATATGCTCAGCGGCCAGGTACAAGGCAAGTTCCTCGAAATGATCAGCACCCTGCAGCAGCCACGCCGTATCCTCGAAATCGGTACTTTTACCGGGTACAGCGCCCTTTGTCTTGTTAAAGGTTTGTCAAAAGACGGCCTTTTGCATACCATTGAGCTCAGGGAAGAGGATGCAGCCATTGCCCAGGCAAATTTCGATAGGTCAAATGCCCCTGAAAAGATAATTTTGCACACGGGAAATGCGTTAGAGATCATTCCTACCCTGAAAGAAACCTGGGACCTGGTATTCATTGATGCCGATAAGGTGGGTTATACCGACTATTATGAGCTGGTATTGCCGAGTGTAAGACAAGGAGGGATTATATTGGCAGACAATGTATTGTTCCATGGTCAGGTACTCGAACAGCCCATTACCGGCAAAAATGCAATCGCCATCCAGGCATTTAATGAACGGGTGCAGCGAGACGAACGAGTAGACAATGTTTTGGTAACTATCCGCGATGGTTTACTGTTGATCCGAAAAAAATAA
- a CDS encoding glucosaminidase domain-containing protein translates to MPFKRLLIVLPLLASLWLQAQKSDDIYGYINLYKELAMQEMMRTGVPASIKLAQGIHETMAGKSDLVLKSNNHFGIKCKNTWVGDKVYHDDDARGECFRSYSSPTDSYMDHSNFLKNSSRYAFLFQLDPTDYKGWAYGLKKAGYATNIKYSQIIIKLIEDYNLQQYSLIALGKLGPQDEILAGNPKRPAEGDGTLAGGPVVIAPFTAVEEEVKEAPKVTWPEGQFTINNTKVVYAKAGTALLAVAEQYDVSLRRLMDFNDLQREDVLTNGQLLFLQRKRKVGASEKHIVQTGETLYDICQSEGVRLESLLEHNHLQQQDMPATGETLYLQGKAPARPRLATEVAPQTTQAQQAAPRTTDMAAATYTTHTVQTKETLYSIARKYSITVEQLKEWNKMAGYELKIGQELIIYKN, encoded by the coding sequence ATGCCATTCAAACGTTTATTGATTGTACTACCCCTATTGGCATCCCTGTGGTTACAGGCGCAGAAAAGTGATGACATTTACGGGTATATTAATCTTTATAAGGAGCTGGCCATGCAGGAAATGATGCGTACAGGTGTTCCGGCTTCTATTAAACTGGCACAGGGCATTCATGAGACCATGGCTGGTAAATCGGACCTGGTGCTGAAGTCCAACAACCATTTTGGCATTAAATGCAAGAATACCTGGGTGGGCGATAAGGTGTACCATGATGACGATGCCCGCGGCGAATGTTTCCGCAGTTATTCTTCCCCCACGGACTCCTACATGGACCATTCCAATTTTTTAAAGAACAGCAGCCGCTATGCTTTCCTGTTTCAGCTTGACCCCACCGATTACAAAGGCTGGGCTTACGGACTGAAGAAAGCCGGCTATGCTACCAATATCAAATATTCACAGATCATTATCAAGCTCATTGAGGATTACAACCTGCAGCAGTACTCCTTGATCGCCCTGGGCAAGCTGGGTCCGCAGGATGAGATACTGGCAGGCAATCCCAAAAGACCTGCAGAAGGCGATGGCACCTTAGCCGGTGGCCCTGTAGTGATAGCCCCTTTTACAGCAGTAGAAGAAGAGGTGAAAGAGGCGCCCAAAGTTACCTGGCCCGAAGGACAGTTTACCATCAACAATACCAAAGTCGTATATGCAAAGGCCGGTACAGCCTTACTGGCAGTGGCAGAGCAATACGATGTATCCCTGAGACGCCTGATGGATTTCAACGATCTGCAGCGCGAAGATGTGCTCACCAATGGTCAGTTGTTATTCCTGCAGCGTAAAAGGAAGGTGGGCGCCAGTGAAAAGCATATTGTACAAACAGGAGAAACCCTATACGATATATGCCAGTCAGAAGGCGTGCGCCTCGAGTCCTTATTGGAGCACAACCACCTGCAGCAGCAGGATATGCCGGCCACCGGCGAGACCTTGTATTTGCAGGGCAAAGCCCCCGCCAGGCCCAGGCTGGCCACTGAAGTGGCGCCACAGACCACCCAGGCGCAGCAGGCCGCTCCTCGTACCACCGATATGGCTGCTGCTACCTACACTACCCACACCGTACAAACCAAAGAAACACTGTATAGCATAGCCCGGAAATATAGTATTACAGTAGAACAACTGAAAGAATGGAATAAAATGGCCGGATACGAACTGAAGATCGGGCAGGAGCTGATCATATACAAAAACTGA
- the hpt gene encoding hypoxanthine phosphoribosyltransferase, translating into MSIIRVHDKQFEPYLTASEINARIKVLAQQLDKDYAGKKPLFIAILNGSFIFAADLFKELSIDAEICFIKLASYKGTKSSGQVITAIGLDTDLFGRDVVIVEDIVDTGKTLNEFLPQLLHQQPASMKIVALLHKPEATVYPIPIDYLGFSIPNKFVVGYGLDYDGLGRNIREIYKLLE; encoded by the coding sequence ATGAGCATTATTCGTGTACATGATAAACAGTTTGAACCATACCTGACTGCCAGCGAGATCAATGCCCGCATTAAAGTGCTGGCGCAGCAGCTGGATAAAGATTATGCCGGCAAAAAGCCATTGTTCATTGCCATCCTCAATGGCTCCTTCATATTTGCTGCCGACCTCTTCAAGGAATTGAGTATCGACGCAGAGATCTGTTTTATCAAACTGGCTTCTTACAAAGGCACCAAATCCAGCGGACAGGTCATTACCGCTATCGGGCTGGATACCGACCTTTTTGGCAGGGACGTTGTGATCGTAGAAGACATTGTAGATACAGGTAAAACCCTCAATGAGTTTCTGCCTCAATTGCTGCACCAGCAGCCCGCCTCCATGAAAATAGTGGCTTTATTGCACAAACCCGAAGCGACCGTTTACCCGATACCCATAGATTACCTTGGATTCTCCATTCCCAACAAGTTTGTAGTGGGATATGGACTGGATTATGATGGATTAGGAAGGAATATCCGGGAAATATATAAACTGCTGGAATAG
- a CDS encoding YfbK domain-containing protein: MLKIAAAISLLLITVSPAFAQYYLRGEVKDEKQNTLSNAKILLHSTRYVYYSGSSGSFGILSTRQNDSVTISLEGYQPVGVRLEAGKYQTIVLKMLYSSANLQRNRLVSFTRNMHPEDRNKRTITGETYSSLVENDFVSAKKYPETGCAIHTDKASYSNIRRFLGMNTQVPPDAVRIEELLNYFSFDYTPPPADSIFGFKSYLSDCPWNTQSRLLFLHASARKIDPDKIPPTNLVFLVDVSGSMDMPNRLPLLKSAFKLLVDNLREKDTVSIVVYGSTVGVWLTPTSGIEKDKIRRSIEELYPGGSTPGESGIRTAYRLAKSQYIKGGNNRVILATDGDFNVGQTSEEELEKMITQHQQSGIYLTCLGVGMGNYKDSKLEILAKKGNGNFAYLDNEKEAEKVLVKELTQTLYTVADDAFLNVWLNPAVIKEYRLIGFDNKVNALADSLSEVEGGEVGSGHSLLAMFELVPLSQSFDWGYAKDGLAKVFLSYKLPNDSVRRVTGYTAPVAYTEFMELPECYRFATSVSMFAGLLKNSPYMRNINWNDAAIMADESHNPQDAIQKEFISMIAKAKKIYGNKKKKKQSE; this comes from the coding sequence TTGTTGAAAATTGCTGCTGCCATATCCTTATTACTGATAACCGTTTCACCGGCGTTTGCTCAGTATTATTTGCGTGGCGAGGTAAAAGATGAAAAACAGAACACACTATCCAATGCCAAAATACTGCTGCACTCCACCCGGTATGTTTACTATTCCGGCAGCAGCGGCTCCTTTGGCATCCTTTCTACCCGGCAAAATGATTCTGTGACCATATCCCTTGAAGGCTATCAGCCGGTAGGCGTAAGGCTGGAAGCGGGCAAATACCAGACGATCGTCCTCAAAATGCTGTATTCCTCTGCCAACCTGCAGCGCAACAGGCTGGTTTCCTTTACCCGCAACATGCATCCCGAAGACCGTAACAAGCGCACCATCACCGGTGAAACCTATAGCTCACTGGTAGAAAATGACTTTGTATCTGCTAAGAAATACCCCGAAACGGGATGCGCTATCCATACCGATAAAGCCTCCTACAGCAATATCCGCCGCTTTTTGGGTATGAATACCCAGGTTCCGCCAGATGCGGTAAGGATCGAAGAACTCCTGAATTATTTTAGTTTCGACTATACCCCTCCGCCTGCCGATAGCATTTTTGGATTCAAATCCTATCTGTCCGATTGTCCCTGGAATACACAAAGCAGGCTGTTGTTTCTCCATGCCAGCGCCCGGAAGATTGACCCCGATAAGATACCTCCTACCAACCTGGTATTCCTGGTAGATGTGTCGGGATCGATGGACATGCCCAACCGCCTGCCCTTGCTGAAATCCGCTTTCAAACTGTTAGTTGATAACCTGCGGGAAAAAGACACCGTGTCAATTGTCGTGTATGGCAGTACCGTAGGCGTATGGTTAACACCTACCTCGGGCATAGAGAAAGACAAGATCCGCCGATCCATTGAAGAATTGTACCCGGGAGGTTCCACTCCCGGCGAGTCAGGTATCCGCACGGCTTACAGGTTGGCGAAAAGCCAATACATCAAGGGTGGCAATAACCGCGTGATCCTCGCTACAGATGGAGATTTCAATGTGGGGCAAACTTCGGAAGAAGAGCTGGAGAAAATGATTACCCAGCATCAGCAGTCCGGCATATACCTCACCTGCCTGGGGGTAGGCATGGGAAATTATAAGGATTCCAAACTGGAAATACTGGCCAAGAAAGGCAATGGCAATTTTGCGTACCTCGACAATGAAAAGGAAGCAGAGAAAGTATTGGTAAAAGAACTGACGCAAACCCTCTATACCGTAGCCGATGATGCGTTCCTGAATGTATGGCTCAATCCGGCAGTAATAAAAGAATACCGGCTGATAGGTTTCGACAATAAAGTGAATGCACTGGCCGATTCGTTAAGTGAAGTAGAAGGAGGGGAGGTAGGGTCCGGGCACTCCCTGCTGGCCATGTTTGAGCTGGTGCCGCTAAGCCAGTCATTCGATTGGGGATATGCCAAAGATGGTCTGGCCAAAGTATTCCTGAGTTATAAATTACCGAACGATTCCGTCAGGCGCGTTACAGGTTATACCGCCCCGGTTGCGTATACAGAATTCATGGAGTTGCCCGAATGTTACCGTTTTGCTACTTCCGTCTCCATGTTTGCAGGCCTGCTCAAGAACTCTCCCTATATGCGCAACATCAATTGGAATGATGCCGCTATCATGGCCGATGAATCGCACAACCCGCAGGATGCTATCCAAAAAGAATTTATCAGCATGATCGCGAAGGCTAAGAAGATCTATGGGAATAAGAAAAAGAAAAAACAAAGCGAGTAA
- the dnaJ gene encoding molecular chaperone DnaJ, which translates to MSKRDYYEILGVAKGASPDEIKKAYRKVAMQFHPDRNPGDKSAEEKFKEAAEAYEVLSDADKRAQYDRFGHAGLSGNGRGGHGAQNMDDIFSQFGDIFGDDIFGNFFGGGGGRRGGGGQRSRGVRGSNLRIKLKLNYEEIARGTTKQIKVKKYVACTTCNGSGAKDKNSVQTCATCGGNGQVRKVTNTFLGQMQTVTTCPTCNGEGTTVTAKCTACKGEGRVYSEETVTIDIPAGVQEGMQLSVGGRGNAGERGGPPGDLIILIEEEQHKELHRDGLNVAYELHLSFPDAAFGTNAEVPTIDGRAKIKIPPGTQSGKIFRLKGKGFPGVNSYEKGDQLIYINVWTPQNMTAEERAMLEKLNNSPNFKPQPDKSDKNFFDKVREMFS; encoded by the coding sequence ATGTCGAAAAGAGATTATTACGAAATACTGGGCGTTGCAAAAGGCGCTTCGCCGGATGAGATCAAAAAGGCTTACCGTAAGGTAGCTATGCAATTCCACCCCGACCGTAACCCCGGCGATAAATCAGCTGAGGAAAAGTTCAAAGAGGCAGCGGAAGCTTATGAAGTGCTGAGTGATGCAGACAAACGCGCTCAATATGACCGTTTTGGCCATGCCGGCCTCAGTGGCAATGGCCGTGGCGGTCACGGCGCACAAAATATGGATGATATCTTCAGCCAGTTTGGAGATATTTTCGGCGATGATATTTTTGGCAACTTCTTCGGCGGCGGAGGCGGCAGAAGAGGTGGCGGCGGACAGCGAAGCCGTGGTGTACGGGGCAGTAACCTGCGCATCAAGCTGAAGCTGAACTATGAAGAAATTGCCCGCGGCACTACGAAACAGATCAAGGTTAAGAAGTATGTAGCCTGTACTACCTGTAACGGCAGCGGCGCCAAGGACAAGAACAGTGTACAAACCTGTGCTACCTGTGGCGGTAACGGACAGGTACGGAAAGTGACCAATACTTTCCTGGGGCAAATGCAAACAGTGACCACCTGCCCTACCTGTAATGGAGAAGGCACCACGGTTACTGCAAAATGTACCGCCTGTAAGGGTGAAGGAAGGGTGTACAGCGAAGAAACAGTGACCATCGATATTCCGGCCGGTGTACAGGAAGGTATGCAATTGAGTGTTGGTGGCAGGGGTAATGCCGGCGAACGTGGCGGACCTCCCGGCGACCTGATCATTTTAATTGAAGAAGAACAGCATAAGGAACTGCACCGCGACGGACTGAATGTAGCGTATGAGCTGCACCTCTCCTTCCCGGATGCTGCTTTTGGCACCAATGCAGAAGTACCTACCATTGATGGCCGCGCCAAGATCAAAATACCACCAGGCACACAAAGTGGTAAGATATTCCGGTTGAAAGGGAAAGGCTTCCCGGGTGTGAACTCCTATGAAAAGGGAGACCAGCTCATTTATATCAATGTATGGACACCTCAAAATATGACGGCAGAAGAAAGGGCTATGCTGGAAAAGCTGAATAATTCGCCCAACTTCAAACCACAGCCGGATAAATCAGACAAGAACTTTTTTGATAAAGTGCGGGAGATGTTCTCGTAA
- a CDS encoding nucleotide exchange factor GrpE codes for MNAKNTDRPMTEKEPLKHDNGESIDINTDESVSGSTHLNEPVANEDEIEKLKAEVQELKEKYLRQVAEFDNFRKRTAKERLELIQTAGKDVIVSLLAVLDDCDRAEKQIQSSNDAAVIKEGVQLVFTKLRNTLQSKGVKPMQSIGTEFNPDHQEAITEVPAATEDLKGKVVDEVEKGYYLNDKIIRFAKVVVGK; via the coding sequence ATGAACGCGAAAAATACAGATAGACCTATGACAGAAAAGGAGCCTTTAAAGCACGACAATGGTGAATCCATTGATATCAACACGGATGAAAGCGTAAGTGGATCTACCCATCTGAATGAGCCGGTAGCCAATGAAGACGAGATAGAAAAATTAAAAGCAGAAGTGCAGGAACTGAAGGAAAAATACCTGCGCCAGGTAGCAGAATTCGACAATTTCAGGAAAAGAACGGCCAAAGAAAGATTGGAACTGATCCAAACAGCTGGTAAAGATGTGATCGTATCCCTGCTGGCAGTGCTGGATGATTGTGACCGTGCCGAAAAACAAATACAATCGAGCAATGATGCAGCGGTCATTAAGGAAGGGGTGCAGCTGGTATTTACTAAACTAAGGAATACCCTCCAGTCCAAAGGGGTGAAACCCATGCAAAGCATTGGTACAGAATTCAATCCTGATCATCAGGAGGCCATCACGGAAGTACCGGCTGCCACTGAAGACCTGAAAGGTAAAGTAGTAGATGAAGTAGAAAAAGGATACTACCTGAACGATAAGATCATCCGGTTTGCCAAAGTAGTAGTTGGTAAATAA
- a CDS encoding class I SAM-dependent rRNA methyltransferase, producing MTTVILKKKISPRVVNGHPWIFGNEVNLIDGEAKPGDVVEVFTHDKKFVGKGYLNPQSQIPVRILTRDKQETVNEDFFYRKLKQAWEYRQQLGYVENCRLIFGEADSLPQLIIDKFNDYFVIQTLALGIDVWKPAIVAALEKIFKPKGIYERNDVPVRELEGLTQQKGYLSAPFDTQIVIQENGLKFYVDVENGQKTGYFLDQQDNRRAIQHIVKGADVLGAFTYTGTFEIHAAHYGARSVLGLDISANAVAQATRNAELNGYGDRCKFECVNAFDVLKEWAREGRQHDVVMLDPPSFTKTRDNIQKAITGYKEINLRGMKLVKPGGFLVTSSCTNLVPAPMFLEIIQMAAKDARRKLRQVTFLTQSADHPIVWGWENTHYLKFLIVQVM from the coding sequence ATGACAACCGTGATTCTCAAAAAGAAGATCAGTCCCCGTGTAGTAAACGGCCATCCCTGGATATTTGGTAACGAAGTGAACCTGATAGATGGCGAGGCAAAGCCGGGCGATGTGGTAGAAGTGTTTACGCATGATAAAAAATTCGTTGGCAAGGGATACCTTAATCCCCAATCGCAAATACCCGTACGTATCCTCACCCGCGATAAGCAGGAGACCGTAAATGAAGATTTCTTCTACCGCAAACTCAAACAGGCCTGGGAATACCGCCAGCAATTGGGTTATGTGGAGAATTGCCGCCTGATCTTTGGCGAAGCCGATAGCCTGCCCCAGCTCATCATTGATAAATTCAACGATTACTTTGTGATCCAGACCCTCGCCCTGGGCATTGATGTTTGGAAACCAGCCATCGTAGCTGCCCTGGAAAAGATCTTCAAACCCAAGGGTATCTATGAACGCAATGACGTGCCTGTAAGGGAACTGGAAGGCTTGACCCAGCAAAAAGGATACTTATCAGCCCCCTTTGATACCCAGATCGTAATACAGGAAAACGGGCTGAAGTTCTATGTAGATGTCGAAAATGGACAAAAGACCGGCTACTTCCTGGATCAGCAGGACAACCGCCGCGCCATCCAGCATATTGTGAAAGGGGCCGATGTGTTGGGCGCCTTCACCTACACCGGCACTTTTGAGATACATGCTGCTCATTATGGCGCCAGATCCGTGTTGGGCCTTGATATCTCTGCCAATGCAGTGGCCCAGGCTACCCGCAATGCCGAATTGAACGGGTATGGCGACAGGTGTAAGTTTGAATGTGTGAATGCGTTCGATGTACTGAAAGAATGGGCCCGCGAAGGGCGCCAGCATGATGTAGTGATGCTTGATCCTCCGTCGTTTACAAAGACAAGGGACAATATACAAAAAGCCATTACCGGCTATAAGGAGATCAACCTGCGGGGTATGAAACTGGTAAAGCCGGGTGGATTTCTAGTCACTTCCAGCTGTACCAACCTGGTGCCTGCTCCTATGTTCCTGGAGATTATACAAATGGCCGCCAAAGACGCCCGCCGGAAACTAAGGCAGGTCACTTTTCTTACCCAGTCGGCCGATCACCCGATCGTATGGGGCTGGGAAAATACCCATTACCTGAAGTTCCTGATCGTACAGGTTATGTAG
- a CDS encoding T9SS type A sorting domain-containing protein: MRIIYTLSIILLLTIEAKSQERTTPNPGGDPVAKIIKFYPNPATSFITFDFQRSYDKSYTLQIFNLPGKKVHEVSDITPKTVVNLTDFFRGIYIFQLRDKAGRLIEAGKFQVSK, encoded by the coding sequence ATGAGGATTATTTACACACTATCCATCATCCTTTTATTGACAATCGAGGCAAAAAGCCAGGAGCGCACGACGCCTAATCCTGGCGGGGATCCTGTTGCCAAGATCATCAAGTTTTATCCTAACCCGGCTACTTCTTTCATAACCTTTGATTTTCAACGCAGTTACGATAAATCCTATACACTTCAGATCTTCAATTTGCCCGGCAAAAAAGTGCATGAGGTATCGGACATCACGCCCAAAACAGTGGTCAACCTGACCGATTTCTTCCGGGGCATTTATATCTTCCAGTTGCGTGACAAGGCCGGCAGGCTGATTGAAGCCGGCAAATTCCAGGTTTCCAAATAG
- a CDS encoding redoxin domain-containing protein, translating into MKIEAGQKAPDFSLYDTTKNKVTLSELKGKQVLLLFFPAAFTSVCTKELCSVRDNIAQYNQVNAQVLGISVDSVFTLGKFKEEQQLNFPLLSDFNKEASAAYGTLYETFVFDMKGVSKRAAFVIDEAGTVQYAEVLENAGDLPNFEAIEAALAVTN; encoded by the coding sequence ATGAAAATTGAAGCCGGACAAAAGGCCCCTGACTTTTCACTCTACGACACTACCAAGAACAAAGTAACCCTTTCTGAACTCAAGGGAAAGCAAGTGCTGTTACTGTTCTTCCCCGCAGCATTTACCAGCGTTTGCACCAAGGAATTGTGCAGCGTGCGGGATAATATAGCACAATACAACCAGGTAAATGCACAGGTACTGGGCATCAGTGTAGACTCTGTTTTCACGCTGGGCAAGTTCAAGGAAGAACAGCAATTGAATTTTCCTTTGTTGAGTGATTTTAACAAGGAGGCATCTGCGGCTTACGGTACCCTTTATGAAACATTTGTATTTGACATGAAGGGGGTTTCCAAGCGTGCGGCTTTTGTCATCGACGAAGCGGGAACTGTACAATATGCTGAAGTGCTGGAGAATGCCGGCGATCTGCCCAATTTTGAAGCTATTGAGGCTGCATTGGCGGTAACCAATTGA